One genomic window of Medicago truncatula cultivar Jemalong A17 chromosome 1, MtrunA17r5.0-ANR, whole genome shotgun sequence includes the following:
- the LOC25485134 gene encoding early light-induced protein, chloroplastic — protein MAVSSYQSIMSSSITSTISSRPRVNQFNNIPSVYMPSFRRNASLKVRSMAEEGQKEQPKVPVDPITPTSAPTPPPQPQPTYTRSPKMSTKFSDLMAFGGPAPERINGRLAMIGFVAAMGVEIAKGQGLFDQISGGGIPWFLGTSVLLSLASLIPFFQGVSVESKSKGVMSSDAELWNGRIAMLGLIALAFTEYVKGTSLV, from the exons ATGGCTGTTTCATCTTATCAATCTATCATGTCTAGCTCCATTACCAGCACCATTTCTAGCAGGCCTAGAGTTAACCAATTTAACAACATCCCTTCTGTGTATATGCCTAGCTTCAGAAGAAATGCTAGCCTCAAAGTTCGGTCCATGGCTGAG GAAGGGCAGAAAGAGCAACCAAAGGTGCCTGTAGACCCAATTACACCAACATCAGCACCAACTCCACCACCACAACCACAACCAACTTATACTCGTTCACCAAAG ATGAGCACAAAGTTTTCGGATTTGATGGCTTTTGGTGGGCCAGCACCTGAAAGAATCAATGGAAGGTTGGCTATGATTGGTTTTGTAGCAGCAATGGGGGTGGAAATAGCAAAAGGACAGGGTTTGTTTGATCAAATATCTGGTGGTGGAATTCCATGGTTCTTGGGGACAAGTGTGTTGTTGTCACTTGCTTCTTTGATTCCATTTTTCCAAGGTGTTAGTGTTGAGTCCAAGTCAAAAGGTGTTATGTCTTCAGATGCAGAACTATGGAATGGAAGAATTGCTATGTTGGGTTTGATTGCTTTGGCTTTTACAGAGTATGTTAAGGGTACCTCCCTTGTGTAA